One Panicum virgatum strain AP13 chromosome 9K, P.virgatum_v5, whole genome shotgun sequence genomic region harbors:
- the LOC120650731 gene encoding cysteine-rich receptor-like protein kinase 2, translating to MHGHGMAHFMLLPALALVMVASAWLTPAALGDPQATQLNLGCSPYNATPASAFLLALNSTFADLRANLSAGGGFATAAEPRAAAPAFAMAQCRPYVAGRDCVACFDAAAARLRGACGGANGARVIFDGCVIRYESTAFFDQATLPGNTQICNGSAVDVAGFADAARALVSDLAAAVPNAPGLAAASASGGVYAAAQCVETVGDSGCAQCLKVAMGNIDGCPPSSDGRAVDAGCFMRYSTKPFFPANATVDLAAYLRSGKKSSRKGAIIAGIMGGVAFLIFIGLLIFLLIRWSRKFRPQRGDILGATELQGPTSFYYHDLKTATNNFNETSKLGEGGFGDVYKGLLKNGKTVAVKRLIVMDTRKAKANFESEVKLISNVHHRNLVRLLGCSQKASEFLLVYEYMANGSLDKFLFGERRGTLNWKQRFNIIVGMARGLAYLHQEFHVCIIHRDIKSSNVLLDDDFQPKIADFGLARLLPDDHSHLSTKFAGTLGYTAPEYAIHGQLSEKVDTYSFGVVVLEILSGRKSNDTKLDPETQYLLEWAWKLYESDNILALLDESLDPEEYKPDEVKRIMEIALLCTQSAVAARPMMSEVVVLLLTRNGPELQPTRPTFIDATSRVRGETSTSSSSSASKATVSVSQVSGR from the exons ATGCATGGGCACGGCATGGCTCACTTCATGCTCTTACCGGCTCTAGCGCTGGTGATGGTTGCCTCCGCGTGGCTGACCCCGGCCGCCCTTGGGGACCCGCAGGCCACGCAGCTCAACCTGGGTTGCAGCCCGTACAACGCCACGCCCGCGTCCGCCTTCCTCCTCGCCCTCAACTCCACCTTTGCCGACCTGCGCGCCAACCTCTCAGCTGGCGGCGGCTTCGCCACCGCAGcggagccgcgcgccgccgccccggcgttCGCGATGGCGCAGTGCCGCCCGTACGTCGCGGGCCGAGACTGCGTCGCCTGCTTCGAcgcagccgccgcgcgcctccgcggcgcgtgcggcggcgccaaCGGCGCTCGTGTCATATTCGACGGCTGCGTCATCCGCTACGAGAGCACGGCCTTCTTCGACCAGGCCACGCTCCCGGGAAACACGCAGATCTGCAACGGGTCCgccgtggacgtcgccggcTTCGCCGACGCGGCGCGAGCACTGGTTTCCGATCTTGCGGCCGCCGTCCCTAACGCACCAGGGCTCGCCGCGGCGtccgcgagcggcggcgtgtaCGCGGCGGCGCAGTGTGTGGAGACGGTTGGGGACAGCGGCTGCGCGCAGTGCCTCAAGGTGGCGATGGGGAACATCGACGGGTGCCCGCCCAGCTCCGACGGCCGTGCCGTGGACGCCGGCTGCTTCATGAGATATTCCACTAAGCCGTTCTTCCCGGCGAATGCAACCGTGGACCTCGCCGCGTACTTGCGCTCTG GGAAGAAATCAAGTCGGAAAGGAGCCATCATAGCAGGCATTATGGGAGGTGTAGCCTTCCTGATTTTTATTGGGCTATTGATTTTCTTATTGATCCGGTGGTCTAGAAAGTTTAGGCCTCAGAGAG GAGATATACTTGGAGCAACAGAATTACAAGGTCCAACAAGTTTCTACTATCACGATCTTAAGACAGCAACCAATAATTTCAATGAGACAAGCAAACTCGGAGAAGGAGGTTTTGGAGATGTCTATAAG GGTTTGCTGAAAAATGGGAAAACAGTTGCAGTAAAAAGGTTGATAGTAATGGACACTAGGAAGGCCAAAGCGAATTTTGAAAGTGAGGTGAAGTTAATCAGCAATGTTCATCACCGGAATCTTGTCCGGCTTCTTGGTTGCTCTCAGAAGGCCTCTGAGTTCCTACTTGTTTATGAATACATGGCAAATGGTAGTCTGGACAAGTTCCTCTTTG GCGAGAGACGTGGAACCCTCAATTGGAAGCAGCGCTTTAACATTATTGTTGGCATGGCACGGGGTCTTGCATATCTTCATCAAGAGTTTCATGTTTGTATAATACACCGGGACATTAAATCTAGCAATGTTCTTCTTGATGATGACTTTCAGCCCAAAATTGCCGATTTTGGTTTGGCAAGGCTCCTACCTGATGATCATAGTCATTTGAGCACAAAATTTGCAGGAACATT GGGCTACACTGCTCCGGAGTATGCGATTCATGGTCAATTATCAGAGAAGGTTGACACTTACAGCTTTGGTGTTGTCGTTTTGGAAATATTGAGTGGTCGTAAGAGTAATGATACAAAGCTCGATCCTGAGACGCAGTACCTACTTGAATGG GCCTGGAAGCTATATGAAAGTGACAACATACTCGCATTGTTGGACGAATCACTAGATCCAGAGGAATATAAGCCGGATGAGGTAAAAAGAATCATGGAGATAGCCCTTCTCTGCACTCAATCCGCCGTTGCTGCAAGGCCAATGATGTCAGAAGTGGTTGTGTTGTTGTTGACAAGAAATGGTCCGGAGCTCCAGCCCACAAGGCCCACTTTTATTGACGCAACAAGTAGAGTGAGAGGTGAAACATCCACCTCCAGCTCGTCCTCTGCCTCCAAGGCTACTGTATCAGTTTCACAGGTTTCAGGCAGGTAA
- the LOC120650730 gene encoding cold-responsive protein kinase 1-like isoform X2 — protein sequence MRCLMARFLLLPALALVAASAWAPVTLADPQATLLNLGCSQYNATPATAFLAALNSTFAALRANLSAAEPRAAAPAFAMAQCRPYVAGRDCVACFDAAAARLRAACGAANGARAILDGCVLRYESAAFFDQSTLPGNTQLCNGSAVGTGGFADAARALVADLAAAVPRAPGLAAAAARGGVYAAAQCGETVGEGGCAQCLTVAVGNIDGCPPNSDGRAVDAGCFMRYSDRAFFPANATVDLAVYLRSGKKSSLKGAIIGGIMGGLAFLFLVGLLTFLLIQRSRKLKPRRDILGATELQGPTSFYYRDLKAATNNFNEKSKLGQGGFGDVYKGLLKNGKTVAVKRLVVMETSRAKADFESEVKLISNVHHRNLVRLLGCSRKGSEFLLVYEYMANGSLDKFLFGEQRGTLNWRQQFNIIVGMARCLAYLHQEFHVCIIHRDIKSSNVLLDDEFQPKIADFGLARLLPDDHSHLSTKFAGTLGYTAPEYAIHGQLSEKVDTYSFGGVVLEILSGRKSNDTRLEPETQYLLEWAWKLYEGDNLMALVDESLDPEEYKPEEVKRIMEIALLCTQSTVAARPMMSEVIVLLLTRNDPELQPTRPTFIDATSRVRGETSSSSSSSASKATISVSQFSAR from the exons ATGCGCTGCCTCATGGCTCGCTTCCTGCTCCTGCCGGCTCTAGCCCTGGTAGCCGCCTCCGCGTGGGCCCCGGTCACCCTCGCCGACCCGCAGGCCACGCTGCTCAACCTGGGGTGCAGCCAGTACAACGCCAcgcccgccaccgccttcctcgccgcccTCAACTCCACGTTCGCCGCCCTCCGCGCCAACCtctccgccgcggagccgcgcgccgccgccccggcgttCGCCATGGCGCAGTGCCGCCCCTACGTCGCGGGCCGCGACTGCGTCGCCTgcttcgacgccgccgccgcgcgcctccgcgCCGCGTGCGGCGCCGCCAACGGCGCGCGCGCCATCCTCGACGGCTGCGTGCTCCGCTACGAGAGCGCGGCCTTCTTCGACCAGTCcacgctcccgggcaacacgcaGCTCTGCAACGGCTCCGCCGTGGGCACCGGCGGCTTCGCGGACGCGGCGCGGGCGCTGGTCGCCGACCTCGCGGCGGCCGTGCCTCGCGCCCCggggctcgccgcggcggccgcgaggggcggcgtgtacgcggcggcgcagtgcgGGGAGACGGTCGGGGAGGGCGGCTGCGCGCAGTGCCTCACGGTGGCGGTGGGGAACATCGACGGGTGCCCGCCCAACTCCGATGGCCGGGCCGTCGACGCCGGCTGCTTCATGAGATACTCCGATAGGGCGTTCTTCCCGGCGAACGCCACCGTGGACCTAGCCGTATACCTGCGTTCCG GGAAGAAATCAAGCCTGAAAGGAGCCATCATAGGAGGCATTATGGGAGGGTTAGCCTTCCTGTTTCTTGTTGGGCTGTTGACTTTCTTATTGATACAGCGGTCTAGAAAGCTAAAGCCTCGGAGAG ATATACTTGGAGCAACAGAATTACAAGGTCCAACAAGTTTCTACTATCGTGATCTTAAGGCTGCAACCAATAATTTCAATGAGAAAAGTAAACTTGGACAAGGAGGTTTTGGAGATGTATATAAG GGTTTGCTGAAAAATGGAAAAACAGTTGCAGTAAAAAGGTTGGTAGTTATGGAAACTAGCAGGGCCAAAGCTGATTTTGAAAGTGAGGTGAAGTTGATTAGCAATGTTCATCATCGGAATCTTGTCCGGCTTCTTGGTTGTTCTCGGAAGGGTTCTGAGTTCCTACTTGTTTATGAATACATGGCAAATGGTAGCCTGGACAAGTTCCTCTTTG GTGAGCAACGTGGAACCCTCAATTGGAGGCAGCAATTTAACATCATTGTTGGCATGGCTCGTTGTCTTGCATATCTTCATCAAGAGTTTCATGTCTGTATCATACACCGTGATATTAAATCTAGCAATGttcttcttgatgatgagtttcAGCCAAAAATTGCTGATTTTGGCTTGGCGAGGCTCCTTCCTGATGATCATAGTCATTTGAGCACAAAATTCGCTGGAACATT GGGCTACACTGCTCCAGAATATGCAATCCATGGCCAACTATCAGAGAAGGTTGACACATACAGCTTTGGTGGTGTTGTTTTAGAAATATTAAGTGGTCGGAAGAGCAATGATACACGGCTTGAGCCTGAAACACAGTACCTGCTCGAATGG GCCTGGAAGCTATATGAAGGTGACAACTtaatggcattggtggatgAATCGCTAGATCCAGAAGAATATAAGCCAGAAGAGGTAAAAAGAATCATGGAGATCGCTCTTCTCTGCACTCAATCTACCGTTGCTGCAAGGCCAATGATGTCAGAAGTAATTGTGTTGTTGTTGACAAGAAATGATCCAGAGCTCCAGCCCACAAGGCCCACTTTTATTGATGCAACAAGTAGAGTGCGAGGTGAAACATCATCTTCTAGTTCATCTTCTGCCTCCAAGGCCACTATATCAGTTTCTCAGTTTTCAGCCAGGTAA
- the LOC120650730 gene encoding cold-responsive protein kinase 1-like isoform X1 yields the protein MRCLMARFLLLPALALVAASAWAPVTLADPQATLLNLGCSQYNATPATAFLAALNSTFAALRANLSAAEPRAAAPAFAMAQCRPYVAGRDCVACFDAAAARLRAACGAANGARAILDGCVLRYESAAFFDQSTLPGNTQLCNGSAVGTGGFADAARALVADLAAAVPRAPGLAAAAARGGVYAAAQCGETVGEGGCAQCLTVAVGNIDGCPPNSDGRAVDAGCFMRYSDRAFFPANATVDLAVYLRSGKKSSLKGAIIGGIMGGLAFLFLVGLLTFLLIQRSRKLKPRRGDILGATELQGPTSFYYRDLKAATNNFNEKSKLGQGGFGDVYKGLLKNGKTVAVKRLVVMETSRAKADFESEVKLISNVHHRNLVRLLGCSRKGSEFLLVYEYMANGSLDKFLFGEQRGTLNWRQQFNIIVGMARCLAYLHQEFHVCIIHRDIKSSNVLLDDEFQPKIADFGLARLLPDDHSHLSTKFAGTLGYTAPEYAIHGQLSEKVDTYSFGGVVLEILSGRKSNDTRLEPETQYLLEWAWKLYEGDNLMALVDESLDPEEYKPEEVKRIMEIALLCTQSTVAARPMMSEVIVLLLTRNDPELQPTRPTFIDATSRVRGETSSSSSSSASKATISVSQFSAR from the exons ATGCGCTGCCTCATGGCTCGCTTCCTGCTCCTGCCGGCTCTAGCCCTGGTAGCCGCCTCCGCGTGGGCCCCGGTCACCCTCGCCGACCCGCAGGCCACGCTGCTCAACCTGGGGTGCAGCCAGTACAACGCCAcgcccgccaccgccttcctcgccgcccTCAACTCCACGTTCGCCGCCCTCCGCGCCAACCtctccgccgcggagccgcgcgccgccgccccggcgttCGCCATGGCGCAGTGCCGCCCCTACGTCGCGGGCCGCGACTGCGTCGCCTgcttcgacgccgccgccgcgcgcctccgcgCCGCGTGCGGCGCCGCCAACGGCGCGCGCGCCATCCTCGACGGCTGCGTGCTCCGCTACGAGAGCGCGGCCTTCTTCGACCAGTCcacgctcccgggcaacacgcaGCTCTGCAACGGCTCCGCCGTGGGCACCGGCGGCTTCGCGGACGCGGCGCGGGCGCTGGTCGCCGACCTCGCGGCGGCCGTGCCTCGCGCCCCggggctcgccgcggcggccgcgaggggcggcgtgtacgcggcggcgcagtgcgGGGAGACGGTCGGGGAGGGCGGCTGCGCGCAGTGCCTCACGGTGGCGGTGGGGAACATCGACGGGTGCCCGCCCAACTCCGATGGCCGGGCCGTCGACGCCGGCTGCTTCATGAGATACTCCGATAGGGCGTTCTTCCCGGCGAACGCCACCGTGGACCTAGCCGTATACCTGCGTTCCG GGAAGAAATCAAGCCTGAAAGGAGCCATCATAGGAGGCATTATGGGAGGGTTAGCCTTCCTGTTTCTTGTTGGGCTGTTGACTTTCTTATTGATACAGCGGTCTAGAAAGCTAAAGCCTCGGAGAG GAGATATACTTGGAGCAACAGAATTACAAGGTCCAACAAGTTTCTACTATCGTGATCTTAAGGCTGCAACCAATAATTTCAATGAGAAAAGTAAACTTGGACAAGGAGGTTTTGGAGATGTATATAAG GGTTTGCTGAAAAATGGAAAAACAGTTGCAGTAAAAAGGTTGGTAGTTATGGAAACTAGCAGGGCCAAAGCTGATTTTGAAAGTGAGGTGAAGTTGATTAGCAATGTTCATCATCGGAATCTTGTCCGGCTTCTTGGTTGTTCTCGGAAGGGTTCTGAGTTCCTACTTGTTTATGAATACATGGCAAATGGTAGCCTGGACAAGTTCCTCTTTG GTGAGCAACGTGGAACCCTCAATTGGAGGCAGCAATTTAACATCATTGTTGGCATGGCTCGTTGTCTTGCATATCTTCATCAAGAGTTTCATGTCTGTATCATACACCGTGATATTAAATCTAGCAATGttcttcttgatgatgagtttcAGCCAAAAATTGCTGATTTTGGCTTGGCGAGGCTCCTTCCTGATGATCATAGTCATTTGAGCACAAAATTCGCTGGAACATT GGGCTACACTGCTCCAGAATATGCAATCCATGGCCAACTATCAGAGAAGGTTGACACATACAGCTTTGGTGGTGTTGTTTTAGAAATATTAAGTGGTCGGAAGAGCAATGATACACGGCTTGAGCCTGAAACACAGTACCTGCTCGAATGG GCCTGGAAGCTATATGAAGGTGACAACTtaatggcattggtggatgAATCGCTAGATCCAGAAGAATATAAGCCAGAAGAGGTAAAAAGAATCATGGAGATCGCTCTTCTCTGCACTCAATCTACCGTTGCTGCAAGGCCAATGATGTCAGAAGTAATTGTGTTGTTGTTGACAAGAAATGATCCAGAGCTCCAGCCCACAAGGCCCACTTTTATTGATGCAACAAGTAGAGTGCGAGGTGAAACATCATCTTCTAGTTCATCTTCTGCCTCCAAGGCCACTATATCAGTTTCTCAGTTTTCAGCCAGGTAA